The following proteins are encoded in a genomic region of Triticum dicoccoides isolate Atlit2015 ecotype Zavitan chromosome 1B, WEW_v2.0, whole genome shotgun sequence:
- the LOC119349105 gene encoding anthocyanidin 5,3-O-glucosyltransferase-like produces the protein MKASKQSFTGPSSPRAKDSPTPTKMEKTVVLYPGLAVSHFVPMMRLAGSLLEHGYAVSVAMIIDPAVMGDTAFAAAVGRAAAAMPSVRFHTFPPVEDPPMLAPGPQFLASYFHLVRRYNDRLHDFLCYPKRVHAVVVDSLSVSADALEVTKRLGIPGYVMFTSGAASLAAFAQLPYVLGEGSRTSFRELGDAPVEFLGVPPVPASHLFAEVLEDPESDTYKTTMAGLSRIPDTDGILVNTVESLEARAVAALRDPQCLPAGLVMPPVYCVGLGPLLGGIESEADERHECLAWLDAQPDRSVVFLCFGSTGAANHSAEQLKEIATGLEKSGHRFLWVVRAPHGGEPDLDALLPDGFLERTGSRGRVVEQWAPQAEVLLHGATGAFVTHCGWNSVLEGVAAGVPMLCWPLHAEQKMNKLLMVGEMGLAAEMVGWQRGLVEAAEVERKVRLVMESEEGRQLRARTAQHQEGAAAAWSDGGSSSAALALFLSDVDRRWQARARGGEAA, from the coding sequence ATGAAGGCTTCCAAACAGAGCTTCACAGGTCCATCCTCTCCCCGCGCCAAAGATAGTCCAACTCCAACGAAGATGGAGAAGACGGTGGTTCTCTACCCCGGCCTCGCCGTGAGCCACTTCGTCCCCATGATGCGGCTCGCCGGCTCCCTCCTCGAGCACGGCTACGCCGTCTCCGTCGCGATGATCATCGACCCCGCCGTCATGGGGGACACAGCGTTCGCGGCAGCcgtcggccgcgccgccgccgccatgccgtCCGTCCGCTTCCACACTTTCCCGCCTGTGGAGGACCCGCCCATGCTAGCCCCCGGCCCGCAGTTCCTCGCCAGCTACTTCCACCTCGTGCGCCGCTACAACGATCGCCTCCACGACTTCCTCTGCTACCCCAAGCGCGTCCACGCCGTGGTCGTCGACTCGCTGTCAGTGTCAGCTGATGCGCTGGAGGTCACCAAGAGGCTCGGCATCCCCGGCTACGTCATGTTCACCTccggcgccgcctccctcgccgccttCGCCCAGCTTCCTTATGTCCTCGGAGAGGGGAGCCGGACAAGCTTCAGGGAGCTGGGCGACGCCCCTGTCGAGTTCCTTGGCGTTCCGCCGGTTCCGGCTTCGCACCTGTTCGCCGAGGTGCTCGAGGACCCGGAGAGCGACACGTACAAGACGACGATGGCCGGGCTGTCCCGGATCCCGGACACAGATGGCATCCTGGTGAACACGGTCGAGTCGTTGGAGGCTCGCGCGGTGGCCGCTCTCAGGGACCCTCAGTGCCTCCCCGCTGGCCTGGTCATGCCCCCGGTGTACTGCGTCGGACTCGGGCCATTACTCGGCGGCATCGAGAGCGAGGCGGACGAGCGGCACGAGTGTCTCGCCTGGCTAGACGCGCAGCCGGACCGCAGCGTGGTGTTCCTCTGCTTCGGGAGCACAGGCGCAGCGAACCACTCCGCGGAGCAGCTCAAGGAGATCGCCACCGGCCTGGAGAAGTCCGGCCACCGGTTCCTGTGGGTCGTGCGAGCGCCCCACGGCGGTGAGCCGGACCTCGATGCGCTCCTCCCGGACGGGTTCCTGGAGCGCaccggcagccgcggccgcgtcgtaGAGCAGTGGGCGccgcaggccgaggtgctcctccaCGGGGCCACCGGCGCGTTCGTGACGCACTGCGGGTGGAACTCGGTGCTGGAGGGCGTGGCGGCGGGCGTGCCGATGCTGTGCTGGCCGCTCCACGCGGAGCAGAAAATGAACAAGCTGCTGATGGTGGGGGAGATGGGGCTCGCCGCGGAGATGGTCGGGTGGCAGCGTGGGTTGGTGGAGGCCGCCGAGGTGGAGCGCAAGGTGAGGCTGGTCATGGAGTCCGAGGAGGGCAGGCAGCTCAGGGCGCGCACGGCGCAGCACCAGGAGGGCGCGGCCGCGGCCTGGAGCGACGGCGGGTCGTCGAGCGCGGCGCTGGCTTTGTTCTTGTCGGACGTGGACCGCCGGTGGCAGGCTCGGGCTCGCGGCGGGGAAGCTGCGTGA